Within Lolium rigidum isolate FL_2022 chromosome 5, APGP_CSIRO_Lrig_0.1, whole genome shotgun sequence, the genomic segment ctattgtggtattgaatatgttgctatgtatcttatttcttataagttgcttgttgagcggtaaccatgtttctggggacgccatcaacttttacacctttgttgaatatcatgtgagttgctatgcatgttcgtcttgtctcgaagtaagggcgattttcatgatcaaatggtttgagtatgcatattgttagagaagaacattgggccgctaactaaagccatgaatcatggtgaaagtttcagcttggacacaaatcctcaatctcttatgagaatattactcgTTGTtaaaatgcttaagcattaaaagaggagtccattatctcgttgtctatgttgtcccggtatggatgtctaagttgagaataatcaaaagcgagaaatccaatgcgaactttctccttagacctttgtacagagcggcatagaggtacccctttgtgacacttggttgaaacatatgttatgcaatgataatccgtgttaatccaagctaattaggacaaggtgcgagcactattggtattctatgcatgaggcttgcaacttataggatatcttatacataacgcatatgttttattactaccgttgacaaaattgcttctatgttttcaaaatgaaaagctctagcataaaaatagtaatccatgcttccctctgcgaagggcctatcttctactttattgttgagtcagtttacctattccttctatcttagaagcaaacacttgtgtcagctgtgcattgattcttacatgtttacctattgcacttgttatattgctttatgttgacaactatccatgagatatacatgttacaagttgaaagcaattgctgaaaattaatcatcctttgtgttgcttcaatgccttttactttgaatttattgctttatgagtaactcttatgcaagtcttattgatgcttgtcttgaaagtattattcatgaaaagtctttgctatatgattcatttgtttactcattgtctttaccattgctttgaatcacttcattcatctcatatgcttacaatagtatgatcaagattatgatagcatgtcacttaagaaattatctttgttatcgtttacctactcgagggcgagtaggaactaagcttggggatgcttgatacgtcccaaacgtatctataatttcttatgttccatgctacttttatgatgatacacacatgttttatacacactttatatcgttttgatgcgttttccggaactaacctattgacgagatgccgaagggccagttcccgttttctgctgtttttggtttcagaaatcctagtaaggaaatattctcggaatcggacgaaatcaacgcccagcatcttagaatttcacgaagcttccagaacacccgagagggaccacaggggggccacagggccaccacacgccagggcggcgcggcctggaccctgggcgcgccagcctatgggggggccaccccctggctcctccgaggccgcctcttcgcctataagaagccccctgacctaaaacatcgatacggaaaagccacggtacgagaaacctttcagagccgccgccatcgcgaagacaagatctgggggacaggagtctctgttccggcacgccgccgggacggggaagtgcccccgaaaggcttctccatcgacaccaccgccatcttcatcaacgctgttgtctcccatgaggaggagtagttctccatcgaggctaagggatgtaccggtagctatgtggttaatctctctcctatgtacttcaatacaatgatctcatgagctgccttacatgattgagattcatatgagttttgtatcactattagtctatgtgctactcttgtgatgttattaaagtagtctattcctccttcacggtgtaatggtgacaagtgtgtgcatcgtgtagtacttggcgtaggttatgatcataatctcttgtaggttatggagttaattattactatgatagtattgatgtgatttattcccccttcatagtgtaaaggtgacagtgtgtatgctatgttagtactcggtttaaattgcaaagatctattatgctctaaaggttacttaaatatgaatgccgaatgttgtggcgcttgttaactccggcttgagggagctcttgtagccctacacaacgaatggtgttcattatcaaacaagagtatatgtagcataaaggaagagaacttatttatttatgtgatcaatgttgagagtgtccactagtgaaagtatgatccctaggccttgtttccaaatactgcaatcatcgcttgtttactgttttactgcatctttacttcctgcaatattactaccatcaactgcacgccagcaagcacttttctggcgccgttactactgctcatattaattcatactacttgtatttcactatctcttcgccgaactagtgcacctatacatctgacaagtgtattaggtgtgttggggacacaagagacttcttgtatcgtgattgcagggttgcttgagagggatatctttgacctcttcctccctgagttcgataaaccttgggtgatccacttaagggaaacttgctgctgttctacaaacctctgctcttggaggcccaacactgtctacaagaatagaagcacccgtagacatcacatattCATAAATGTTTTTCCGCATTTGGTATCTAAAAGTGCAATAGATTTCATATATAAAATTTAATAAAAAGTATTTAATATCATTCAATCTCCAAGACCATAAATAAGTTATGTAAATCTCTCCCAAGCGTTTGTAACTGTTTCATCTCCTATTTGTTTGAAAGAGTTGATAAAATTTCTATTGTAGGAAATGATATTTGATGGCCCAAATTTTTCTATAAAGGAGGCTTTTATACTAAACTATGAGTGGGAATTCCCATTTAGGCCAAGTTAACATCCATTCTACAGATTTCTTACCCAAGATGAAAATCTCTTTCCTGAACAGATTTCTAGCTACCAGAAAGAACAAAATTATCATCAATCTCCTAAGCacataaccccccccccccccacccctccCCCAAAAACCCTTCCCTTTACAATCTGCAAACCCTAAAATGTAGCAATGTGGGAGAAGATGAAACCAATACATGACAAGGAGTGCTATCAAGTGGTAACATACGCCCTCATTTTAACCGTAATCTCCTCCGCTACCGGCCCACCCCCACTGCACCGCTCCGCCGCGACTCAGAGACAACAAGTATTTGTGAAACCTCCTACAAACTTCAACGACATGCTCCGCCTAGATTGACTTACCACCGTCGTTAACACTCCCGCCGGTCGCAACGGCCGCATCATCTAAGTTGGAAGGAAAGGGGATAGGAAGTAACTGAATCTTCGGGCGTCAGCAGAGAGATTTGCGTGGCGAGTGATGGGCCAGAACAACATGGTCTGTTTACTTCGCTGGACTACCCCACCCTGGCGTCGAATCCCACGGATGTCCTCCTAATCCCATCCATGTTAGCTAAACCCAACAAGAAAACAAGGTTTCGCCGAATCTAGGGTGATTTCACAGCCAGCTAATTTTTTTATGCAAAACTGTGATTCTTTTGCAGCTGTGGGCGCCACTCGCAAAACACCAAAACAGACCAAGCATCCTAGAGTTGACAAACAAACTAAAAATATGGCGCATGGAGGGCTCGGAATCCTGGCGCCTGTCTTTATCGGGTGCCTTGGATGGACTTACTTGTATCTTTACcttgttttctttgttttgatAGCTAAGTTGTATACCACAACAATGTAATATGAACCTTGATTGAACCTGaaagctttattaatttaaagtcatgCACTatatgccttttatctaaaaaaataagGTCTTgccgaaaaaaaaacagaaacattGGGATTTGGGAGTTCAGGGTTCAAAAATCAGGAAGTTAAATGTGGGAGTTTGATTCAGACCTAGCCTACGAATTCAGGGTTGGTTTCTGATTTTTGCCAAAATACAGTCACCTAATgccgatgtcatctacataggtGATCACGTGACGGGGTGACGTGATCTAAGCAAAACTCAGTAGGTACGACCGGTCCATTCTAACGCGTTACTCATCGCTTATATTTCGAACCCACCGAAGCCCGGAGAACACACCAAACCATAGCGCCAGTCTGCCACCGGCACCCCGGCCTTGCGCTCAAAAGAAGAACACCCTGCGCTCCTGCTCCTCTGCTGATTTCTGATCGAGATTCTGATCGAGATTTCTGATCAATAGAGCGACGAGCTCTTCGCATGACCTGGTACTACTACGATATTTTCTCATATGCCCAGTCTTCCTAAACATAGAAGCGATTGAGCTAGCACTATTGCAAGCCAAAGCCATCAAGCACATCCCCGTAAGTGCGAGGCAACGACGCGGCTAGTCGAAGCCGGCCCGGAGGTCTGCGAGAAGTGGCGGAGCAATGGCGTTGGTAGGACAACCACAGCTTCTCCTCTGCTGCCTCTTCCTGGTCAGCGCATGGGCGCTTGCCGCCGTCGCTCAGGCGAAGACGGTGCACGAGAAGTGGGACATCAGCGACCAGTTCGCATACCCTGACTGCGTCCGCAAGCTCGCCGTCACCATCAACGGCCACACCCCTGGCCCGACCATCCGCGCCGTCCAGGGCGACACCGTCGTGGTCACCGTCAAGAACTCCCTCCTGACGGAGAACGTGGCGATCCACTGGCACGGGATCCGCCAGATCGGCACGCCGTGGGCGGACGGCACGGAGGGCGTCACCCAGTGCCCCATCCTCCCCGGCGACACCTTCGTCTACACGTTCGTCGTCGACCGCCCGGGAACCTACATGTACCACGCGCACTACGGCATGCAGCGCTCCGCGGGGCTCAACGGCATGATCATCGTGTCCGTGCCTCCCGGCGCCGGGCCCGACGTCGCCGAGCCGTTTGCCTACGACGGCGAGCACGAGGTGCTCCTGAACGACTGGTGGCACAAGAGCACCTACGAGCAGGCCGCGGGGCTCGCCGCCGTGCCGATCGTGTGGGTCGGCGAGCCGCAGTCGCTGCTCATCAACGGCCGCGGCAGGTTCGTCAACTGCTCGGCGCTGGGACCGGCGTCCTGCAACGCGACGCACCCGGAGTGCTCGACGCCGGTGTTCGCCGTGGTGCCCGGCAGGACGTACCGGTTCAGGATCGGCAGCATGACCTCCCTCTCCGCCCTCAACTTCGAGATCGAGGTAGGTGATCTTTTCACCAGCTTTATTCAAAGTTCGTTCAAGCTCTCGTAAGTTGGTCATGGAGATGGACCTCAGTCCTCACCAGCTCGCTCGGTAAACGACGTACGTACTGCGAATAAAGAAAAAACAAACATATATAGCCGACAAAAGCGAATACGCGCGCGGGTGCATGTGCATCGATCACACCGGAGAGATCGGCCAAGATCGCGGTCAGCTATTCACATTGCCTCCGAGGAGGATCTGATGCCCTCCATGTTCTCCTCCTGCATACCTGCTACTACTATTTTTATACTTCCTCCgttttaaattaattaatttgaAACGGATGTACAGTAATACCTTGCTTAGCCGGTAATCCTGCCCGGTTGCGTCTAACATCATACAGAACTATTTTTCCACTTCAATGGAGCGTCCATTtgcccgccggccggccggcctttTCACGCAATTGTGCCATATACAAAAGAAATCATCTTGGGAGCTAGCATGCATCTCAACAAGTAGTGCAAGTGGAAACCAGAAGCTAATGGACAGATTTGTATGGACCTTAATTATTGGGAAACTGATAAACTTTCAATACTAGTTATATTTCAGCATTCATCTCTCTATTCAAATGAGGTAGCTGGAAGCTGGAGGCAGATATTCAGTAAATAGAAATTAGAAACCATCTAGTCGTTAGTCAGTACCCAACTGCCAACGACGTCGATACAAGGCTACGTACACAAGACTACAagagacgcgtctcatcaaaacaCAACTACGATTAACACCATTCACCTAATTATGTCTAAGAACGCTTATCAAACATTGACCTGTACGCATGCCTGTATGGAAGTCAAGAGTCAAAGATGGCATTTTCCTGTACAACTCGTCACTAGTGGCCAACTTCATGAATCATGATCGATAATTCGTCGCATCGCTCGGACGATGTGCCTTGATTACTAGTCCGGTATGTGGGGGTTTTTTTGTCGGTTTTTTTAATTGATCATGTGTTGCATGCtttttagactagtcacaatatgGGAAAtaacatacactagtatcatgcacatgatactagtttatgatactaacctcacaatgcatagtatcataaaatGGTATCATAGTattatcatatttaatgttttgtagaatctcaatgcaaatatgtgtacatgatgtgtttgctattaagttttctagttttacgtgctatgatacggtatcatattatgataccacttccatctctcacctcattaattggtgtgccacatcagattttttccaacatggcatgcatgatactacttatgatacttccattgtggctagtcttagagTATCATTTTTTTTACCAAGAGAGCTTTATTAGTTAAAAGGTTTAAGCATTAACTCAGCCTTATAATAAAGATGCACAAAACCGTACAAACCAAAAGTATCAAAGTACTGAAAAAACAAAAGATGTGTTACAAGCAATCATGTTAGAAACTATGGAGGACCGATCCATAAATTACGTTGTCATTCATGTTGAAAAAAAAGTTTCTCACCGTATTCTCCGACCGTATAGACACCTTCATAAACAGATCACAGTGCATCACACGATGTAGAACCAGTCTTCCTCCCAAGGATAACCGTTTAGTTTTCTTATTGAGTGCATATCAACTCTTCTTCTTAATGCAATGAGGGAGCTTCCCTCCTCTGACGAAGTTCTGTCACATCATGTTACATCTTGTTAATTCACGGAGACTTCATATTACGTCTTGATGTGACTATGAGGGTTCAGGGACGgcaaaaattatgaaggttaatcgCTTAGTGCAGGTTTGGATACAATTTTTATGAACATGAAATACATGTAAATCGGATTCGGAGTAGTGCCTATACCTATAACAAATTAACTTGATGGGAGATGCTGAGTCAAGGTATCATGTCGGACTTATCCAACGGCTAGTCAATAAATTTGCAGCATAGTATAGTTAATTTTTGCCTGACTGCCTGTGATGTTACACGCTAACTAACCGGATCAAGCAACACAAGCCCTCCTACCCGTCAACGGAGGAGCGTGTACTTGTGTATCACGCGGGATTAATATAAGTAACAAGGTTATCCCAACATGAAGTTTTCATTAGCGTGGTCCCTTCGAGAACATCCGATAAAATTGGAACGATACAGAGAAGTTTTCATTAGCGTGAGGAAGATGCATGCGCTTCACTAGTCTGCTTAGTTGCCAACTCACGCTTCTTGACCTTGACAATGTGGGCTTATCCATTCCAAGACGATAGAGGATAGATACACACGATGGTTTGAAATCATCCATCGGTCCCATTTCTCAGAAACTGCTAACTGTACTCCTGTACGTATCAAGCTAGTAGACTCGTATGATATATATTTGGATCGAGCGAGGAACTAGTATACACTGCTGCACCTTAGATTAAAGGAACTTCATCAAAAATaatacggttttgctatgtctctatcaactgagattttcttaagtctaagtcacttacaaaaaagtgctttgagttgcacttttctgttaaaaaggtGCAATCGCACTTTTCTGATAAAAATATGCAACTGGACcgagttgcatttttctgaggtgactaagacttaagaaaatctcagtcattgAAACATAGACACACTCAAAATAATAAAAGTAAATGTGCTTTAGACCTTTTCGTAAATTTAATTGAAGACTATCAGTCATTTAAAATAAGTGCAGTAGACTATATATATCTAAAGTAGCGAGTCTAAATATTATTGAACTATTGTTGTGGTGGTATTCCAACCGCTCTGCAAAGCCAGAGGCCCTGAATTCGACTATCCAGCGCGCATGCCCATATAATACTTTTTGTTTCCGTCCACAGATTGCACGAATCTCATAGACAGATCCAATGGTTCTCGGGTCGACTGAAACATAGGAAAATCTCACTCACCTAAGACTTGGCAAAACCGAAAAACATATACATACTCGCCAGCAACAACCACCCGGAAACAACATGGAAATTGCCCGCGTGTCAAGGTCAAAGAAAGACTTCAGGGGTCAATTTTGGGTGCAAGTTTGACCATGGATTAAATATATAACTATAAATTATTTTTCGTAGAAAAGCATATCAATGGATTCATGTTTGAAGAAAGTTTCCAACGGTACAATTCCCGTGACAAATAAATCATATATTGTTAGCTAATGGTAAAAATTAGGCTCAAACCTCAAGGGGACCTTAAAAGATAAACAAGCATATATAGAAGATCTGGCGTATTTTCAATCCAAAATATGCATAAAGTATTTGCAGCTTTAAGATTGTTGCCAAAAAAATCACACTTTTTGGGCTAAGAAACATGGAAACGACAGAATTGCACCTTTCAAAACCACAAACTGCACAACAAGATATGTGTTATTTCGGTCTTCAATGTGCAAGGTAACAAATTATGCATTCTAGAATCGAAATTGCACCACACAATTTAGTTCAAATTCAGGCTTAAAATGTGTAACTACCAACATCCACGTTCCAAACCAAAAATTTCACAAGAACACATTATAAACAAGCAAATTATTATGAGTTTATAACCCCAAAATTTTAAAACGGGGAATATTGGgctctaagggcatgtacaatggtagagaaggcatgccttcctttaccccgccacatcagttagagaaggcattagatacaattcatacaatgcattatctcttacatccatctctagcaattaatatgaatgattaaattttggtaggaaatgtgttgtaagggaagacatatgtgatacaatggagaaaatagccttcccttatttcctaagagatgatctcttagctaagggaagataaCCTTATCTCTCTtcgttctctctcctccaactaagcaaaaaatctgatgtggcatctctaagggaaggctgacatcaccccattgtacataCCCTAACCCCCACTGAGCTTACTTCCTTTTTATAGACATAATATATTTATATGCATATACATGCAACATATATACGGATGTAAAAAAATCGACTTTCATGTAAAGCTAAAACCAGCTGCCTGCGTTTTAgctaagccaaaaaaaaaaaagttaccaaaaatccaccgatctatATACATAATCCTTAACagcagaaagaaaaataaaaattacaaaaagttATTTGTACCACCTAGCGACAACAACAAGCATTCGAACGAGTTGAAGAGCGGGTCGTCGTTGTTGCCTCTCTTTCATTGGAGCCCGGCAAAAGTTTGTCTATGTGGAACTTTGCCGCGGTTGCGAGAAGAAGAGGTGGTAGCATAGCAACGTTGCACTATGTCTTGCAAAACTACTGATCACCGTCAAACAGTGAAAGTTAATCATCAGGTGGATTAAGTTTTTTGCTAATGCTGGAAATTGGTTAACCTAACCGCAGGGCCATCCAATGACGGTGGTGGAGACGGACGGGCACTACGTGAAGCCATTCGTGGTGAAGAACCTCAACATCTACTCGGGCGAGACCTATTCCGTGCTGATCACGGCCGACCAGGACCCGAACCGGAACTACTGGCTGGCGTCCAACGTCGTGAGCCGCAAGCCCGGCACGCTCACcggcaccgccgtcctcgcctacTACGGCGGCCGCAGCAGCCCGCGTGATGTGCCGCCGACGACGCCGCCCACCGGCCCGGTGTGGAACGACACCACGTACCGCATCAACCAGAGCATCGCCACGGTGGCGCACCCGGCGCACGTGTACGCCCCGCCGCCGAGCTCCGACCGCACCATCCTCCTCCTCAACTCGCAGAACAGGATCGACGGGCGGACCAAGTGGGCGATCAACAACGTCTCCTTCACGCTGCCGCACACACCCTACCTGGTCGCCCTCAAGGACAGGCTCCAGGGCACCTTcgacccgcgcccgccgccggAGACCTACAACCACACCGCGTACGACGTCTACGGCGTGCAGCCGAACCCGAACGCGACGACCAGCGACGGGCTGTACCGGCTCGCGTTCGGCTCCGTGGTGGACGTGGTGCTGCAGAACGCCAACATGCTCGCGGCCAACAACAGCGAGACCCACCCGTGGCACCTCCACGGGCACGACTTCTGGGTGCTCGGCTATGGCGTGGGGAGGTTCGACCCGGCGGTGCACCCGGCGACGTACAACCTAAGGGATCCCATCCTGAAGAACACGGTGGCGGTGCACCCCTACGGCTggacggcgctacggtggagagcGGACAACCCCGGAGTGTGGGCGTTCCACTGCCACATCGAGGCGCACTTCTTCATGGGCATGGGCATCGTCTTCGAGGAGGGGATTGAGCGCGTCGGGAAGCTGCCGCAGGAGATCATGGGATGcggcagcagcaacggcggccaTCACTAACTACAGTACTTATTTACTACTGTACTCGCTTCGTTCCATAATTCTTATTGTTGCTTTAATTTAGCTCAGATACTACACGTGTTCAATAAAATTCCTTGTAGCCATGTATTTTGTGGTAAGTACTACCGCTGATTTATCATTAGCTAGTAGCATCGATTCTTTTGTTTGAGGAACTAGGATTAATTCTTTCATTCTTTTGTTCCATCACTCGGAAGGAAACTACACGCGTCAATTTGTAGTAGTATTTGTAATGTATCCACCACAATTACTATTGATATATCATAATGTACATATATACCAATTACCCAAGTACACTCACTTTGTAGTTTCGTACCGAAGTTCTTAGAGGTTTTACTGCGAGCGATTTGTTGAAGTCTTAAGGTATCTCGCGCAACTTCCTCCATATGTTTAGCTTCAGATTCTTAGTGAGTGGCATATTTTGTCCGAGCCGAGCAGCTAGATCTTTTTTTTAACAAAGCCGAGCAGCTAGCTAACATTGCTATTCCCTCGCTTCCAAAATGAGTGAAACCACTGCATGATGTCAAGTCAAAGCGTTTCCAAAGGTTTTTTTGGGCGCCGCAGGACATTTTTTTCGTTTTAAGTGGCGCATTCCAAAGGCCCTTTCCGTCCAGCACGgctcaatacggtgtccggcgccccgaaccCCTCCCCGGTCCACAAAGGACACTCCGGGCACGCTAGACAGAGTGAGAAGCGAGGTGGGGAGTGGCGGACCCGACGCATCATTGACACACGAACGACGCCCAACCGTCGCCTacctagcgacggtgcagttgtcaGGAAGGAGAACCGTCGCAGTGGCAACCGTGTCGATCGATgcgcgaaccgccggaatggagtgtGAACTGCGCAGAAGAGCAACCGCAGCTCTCTTCGATATTTGCGTCGCCATTCATCctcgctcaataagacccctacgtCTGCGCATTCCCTTCATATGTCCTCTCCCTCTCTGACcatgagcaacctctctttacCATCGGACATTGATagccaggggcggagccaggatttaggCATAGGGGGGGCGAGCAATGACGGCCACATGTCTAGTGTAGTATATCAACACATCAAGTCTGAACCAAAATATCATATCGAGTTATCGACACATGTATGGCAATAAGCCAATAACAATATATGAATATATATTATCTCAAACATCAAAATTGTTACGCAAACTGACATACTTTTTATCtaccttttcaaaattttaattatAGCCCTACTGTCACCAGCAATTTGATTGAAATTTTCAGCACTAGCCAGTTCTGATATCGAATCAATTTGTGTAAGGAATCATATCCTTCCTCTTTCTTCAACTAACGAATAGTTAAACTGAATCAGAATGAAGATTAGATCAGATTACCAACACTAATATGGTCTGCACCGTACGTGTACGTACCTCCAATAGCAATCCAGTGGGCTTACGGCAAAGGAGCAGTGACGATCAGCGTTCGCTGCCGCTCGGCTACCTGGACGAGTTGCC encodes:
- the LOC124656758 gene encoding L-ascorbate oxidase-like → MPQERERHPEPSSKPEDSDLGVTWSSLSADDECSDDAFTNSKPARRSARSGGAMALVGQPQLLLCCLFLVSAWALAAVAQAKTVHEKWDISDQFAYPDCVRKLAVTINGHTPGPTIRAVQGDTVVVTVKNSLLTENVAIHWHGIRQIGTPWADGTEGVTQCPILPGDTFVYTFVVDRPGTYMYHAHYGMQRSAGLNGMIIVSVPPGAGPDVAEPFAYDGEHEVLLNDWWHKSTYEQAAGLAAVPIVWVGEPQSLLINGRGRFVNCSALGPASCNATHPECSTPVFAVVPGRTYRFRIGSMTSLSALNFEIEGHPMTVVETDGHYVKPFVVKNLNIYSGETYSVLITADQDPNRNYWLASNVVSRKPGTLTGTAVLAYYGGRSSPRDVPPTTPPTGPVWNDTTYRINQSIATVAHPAHVYAPPPSSDRTILLLNSQNRIDGRTKWAINNVSFTLPHTPYLVALKDRLQGTFDPRPPPETYNHTAYDVYGVQPNPNATTSDGLYRLAFGSVVDVVLQNANMLAANNSETHPWHLHGHDFWVLGYGVGRFDPAVHPATYNLRDPILKNTVAVHPYGWTALRWRADNPGVWAFHCHIEAHFFMGMGIVFEEGIERVGKLPQEIMGCGSSNGGHH